A region from the Nesterenkonia lacusekhoensis genome encodes:
- a CDS encoding methionine ABC transporter permease: protein MLLAEGRWLNNPVVENQLLDAVLETLYMTAATGFFTVLFGLPLGVLLHNLGPKGLRPMSPVYRALSLVVDFGRAVPFIVLMLWIIPFTRLIVGTAIGWEAAVVPLTVGAIPFFARMVENSLREVSWGKVEAVRMMGASDLHVTWNVLLREGLPGIVGGLTITLVTLISFTAMAGAVGGGGLGQLAINYGYNRYQADVMLICVILLVLIVTAVQYTGNFISRRLDHR, encoded by the coding sequence ATGCTGCTCGCCGAGGGACGCTGGCTCAACAACCCGGTGGTGGAGAACCAGCTGCTCGACGCCGTCCTGGAGACGCTCTACATGACAGCGGCCACCGGCTTCTTCACCGTCCTGTTCGGACTGCCGCTGGGCGTGCTGCTGCATAACCTGGGGCCCAAGGGCCTGCGTCCGATGAGCCCGGTGTACCGCGCCCTCAGCCTGGTGGTGGACTTCGGACGCGCGGTGCCGTTCATCGTGCTGATGCTCTGGATCATCCCCTTCACCCGGCTGATCGTGGGCACCGCCATCGGCTGGGAGGCCGCCGTGGTGCCGCTGACCGTCGGAGCCATCCCCTTCTTCGCGCGCATGGTGGAGAACTCCCTGCGTGAGGTCTCCTGGGGCAAGGTGGAGGCGGTGCGCATGATGGGAGCATCAGACCTGCATGTCACCTGGAACGTGCTGCTGCGTGAGGGCCTGCCCGGGATCGTGGGCGGACTGACCATCACCCTGGTCACCCTGATCAGCTTCACCGCCATGGCCGGCGCTGTGGGCGGCGGCGGCCTGGGCCAGCTGGCCATCAACTACGGCTACAACCGCTACCAGGCCGATGTCATGCTCATCTGCGTGATCCTGCTGGTCCTGATCGTCACTGCGGTCCAGTACACCGGAAACTTCATCTCCCGACGGCTCGACCACCGCTGA